Proteins from one Streptosporangium becharense genomic window:
- a CDS encoding YegS/Rv2252/BmrU family lipid kinase, which yields MPGEIIVLVNPAARGGRSRRLLPPVLDRLRRGGRKVSVVLGSCAADALERARVAVARRPAALVAFGGDGLVHLAVQAVAGTGVPLGIVPAGTGNDIADALGIPPRDPLAAADTVLRGRVRTVDAATVGAPGAAAGSGEWFAGVVACGFDSRVNERANRLTWPPGMAKYLVALAGELRAFRPIPFEIDLDGEVVEREAMLVAVGNTRSYGAGMRVCPDALPDDGLLDVMILGAVPKTEFLRTFPRVYRGSHVGHPAVTVRRARRVGIRAPDVIAYADGERVGPAPLTCEIVPGALSVIV from the coding sequence GTGCCCGGAGAGATCATCGTCCTCGTCAACCCCGCCGCCCGCGGCGGCCGGTCGAGGAGGCTGCTGCCTCCGGTGCTCGACAGGCTGCGGCGCGGCGGCCGGAAGGTCTCGGTCGTCCTCGGCTCCTGCGCCGCCGACGCCCTGGAACGCGCCCGCGTGGCCGTCGCCCGCCGCCCCGCCGCGCTGGTGGCCTTCGGCGGCGACGGCCTGGTCCACCTCGCCGTCCAGGCGGTCGCCGGGACCGGCGTGCCCCTGGGGATCGTCCCCGCCGGAACCGGCAACGACATCGCCGACGCGCTCGGCATCCCGCCGCGTGACCCGCTGGCCGCCGCCGACACCGTGCTGCGCGGCCGGGTCCGCACGGTCGACGCCGCCACCGTGGGAGCGCCCGGTGCCGCCGCGGGCTCGGGCGAGTGGTTCGCCGGGGTGGTCGCCTGCGGCTTCGACTCCCGCGTCAACGAGCGCGCCAACCGGCTGACCTGGCCGCCCGGCATGGCCAAGTACCTGGTCGCGCTCGCCGGCGAGCTGCGTGCCTTCCGGCCGATCCCGTTCGAGATCGACCTGGACGGCGAGGTCGTCGAGCGGGAGGCGATGCTGGTCGCGGTCGGCAACACCCGCTCCTACGGCGCCGGCATGCGGGTCTGCCCGGACGCGCTCCCCGACGACGGCCTGCTGGACGTGATGATCCTCGGCGCCGTCCCCAAGACCGAGTTCCTGCGTACCTTCCCCCGCGTCTACCGGGGATCCCACGTCGGCCACCCGGCGGTCACCGTGCGCCGCGCACGCCGGGTCGGCATCCGGGCCCCCGACGTGATCGCCTACGCCGACGGCGAGCGGGTCGGGCCCGCCCCGCTGACCTGTGAGATCGTCCCGGGAGCGCTGTCGGTCATCGTGTAG
- the tatC gene encoding twin-arginine translocase subunit TatC, translated as MALLKWPKPGRNGAAPPADSSDGRMPLMEHLRELRNRLVIALLGLLVGIIVGFVFFKPLWEFVSAPYCGLPQAQQLRPGQCTMLILGVFDSFFVNLKVAAMFGLIVSSPVWLGQIWGFVTPGLYRNEKRYSILFLCMAVPLFLAGAALAYFVMDTGLSILLGFAPPDTVTGLTIDEYLSYALIMVIVFGISFELPLLMVFLNIIGVLPQATVAKHRRLVIFLMFVFGAVATPGGDPFTMIALALPMVVLFALAEGFMYLREKRQRKKSGDFSHLSDDEASSLDDDPEPLDDVAPVGDPAPIDSKTTGPDSSG; from the coding sequence ATGGCGCTGCTGAAGTGGCCCAAGCCGGGCCGGAACGGGGCGGCACCGCCCGCCGACTCGTCCGACGGCCGGATGCCGCTCATGGAGCATCTCCGCGAGCTGCGCAACCGGCTGGTCATCGCCCTGCTCGGCCTGCTCGTGGGGATCATCGTCGGGTTCGTCTTCTTCAAGCCGCTGTGGGAGTTCGTCTCGGCGCCGTACTGCGGGCTGCCGCAGGCCCAGCAGTTGCGGCCGGGCCAGTGCACGATGCTGATCCTCGGCGTCTTCGACTCCTTCTTCGTGAACCTCAAGGTCGCGGCGATGTTCGGCCTGATCGTCTCCTCGCCGGTCTGGCTGGGGCAGATCTGGGGCTTCGTCACCCCGGGCCTCTACCGCAACGAGAAGCGCTACTCGATCCTGTTCCTCTGCATGGCGGTCCCGCTGTTCCTGGCTGGCGCGGCGCTGGCCTACTTCGTGATGGACACGGGCCTGTCGATCCTCCTCGGGTTCGCCCCGCCCGACACCGTGACGGGCCTGACGATCGACGAGTACCTCAGCTACGCGCTGATCATGGTCATCGTGTTCGGCATCTCCTTCGAGCTGCCGCTGCTGATGGTCTTCCTGAACATCATCGGGGTGCTGCCGCAGGCCACGGTGGCCAAGCACCGCAGGCTCGTCATCTTCCTGATGTTCGTCTTCGGTGCGGTCGCCACCCCGGGCGGCGACCCGTTCACGATGATCGCGCTCGCCCTGCCCATGGTCGTGCTGTTCGCCCTGGCCGAGGGGTTCATGTATCTGCGGGAGAAGAGGCAGCGGAAGAAGAGCGGCGACTTCTCCCACCTGTCCGATGACGAGGCGTCCTCGCTCGACGACGATCCGGAGCCGCTGGACGACGTCGCCCCCGTCGGCGACCCGGCTCCTATCGATTCGAAAACGACCGGCCCCGATTCCAGTGGATAG
- a CDS encoding DUF3866 family protein has protein sequence MIRWRKGEVVRVRREWPGAVELDVTTEEGGVRALAYPALVGRPEPGDVVLLNTTALAMGLGTGGYAMVVAVPDRLPEDPHGPGHLVKARYTPLQATVLGADEQDSPFHEVLREADSLDGMPVVVADLHSALPAILCGLYGAHPPAGGAPGTGAGDPERLTAGGPGSGAAGDAASRAAATGAAGHGGHGGHGGPSVGGGRRVPRVAYVMLDGGALPAWFSMSCARLREAGWLCGVVTVGQAFGGDVETVTTHTGLLAARHVLAADVAIVTQGPGNLGSGTRWGFSGVSAGEAVNAAAVLGGRPVAALRVSEGDLRERHVGVSHHSLTAYGRVALAPAAVAVPELTGDFGRRVAEQARPLGERHELVRVPVDGLYEALRECPVRLSTMGRGLDEDLVYFLASAAAGRHAASLLPGPPAAP, from the coding sequence GTGATCAGATGGCGCAAGGGTGAGGTCGTGCGAGTCCGGCGCGAGTGGCCGGGGGCGGTGGAACTCGACGTCACCACGGAGGAGGGCGGCGTGCGCGCGCTCGCCTACCCGGCCCTCGTGGGACGTCCCGAACCCGGCGACGTGGTGCTGCTCAACACGACCGCGCTCGCGATGGGTCTCGGTACGGGAGGCTACGCCATGGTGGTGGCGGTTCCCGACCGATTGCCAGAAGATCCACATGGCCCCGGACACCTGGTGAAGGCACGTTACACCCCTCTGCAGGCCACCGTACTCGGCGCCGACGAGCAGGACTCCCCTTTCCACGAGGTCCTGCGGGAGGCCGACTCCCTCGACGGGATGCCAGTGGTGGTCGCCGACCTGCACTCGGCCCTGCCGGCGATCCTCTGCGGCCTGTACGGCGCGCACCCGCCGGCCGGCGGGGCACCCGGAACCGGGGCGGGCGATCCGGAGCGGCTCACGGCGGGAGGCCCCGGAAGCGGGGCGGCCGGGGATGCGGCGTCCCGAGCCGCGGCGACCGGGGCCGCCGGGCATGGCGGGCATGGCGGGCATGGCGGACCGTCCGTGGGCGGCGGGCGGCGGGTCCCCCGGGTCGCCTATGTGATGCTCGACGGCGGGGCCCTGCCCGCCTGGTTCTCCATGTCGTGCGCGCGGCTGCGCGAGGCCGGCTGGCTGTGCGGGGTGGTCACGGTGGGCCAGGCGTTCGGCGGTGACGTGGAGACGGTGACGACGCACACCGGCCTGCTGGCGGCCCGCCACGTCCTCGCGGCCGACGTGGCGATCGTCACCCAGGGTCCGGGCAACCTGGGCAGCGGCACCCGCTGGGGCTTCTCCGGCGTCTCGGCCGGGGAGGCGGTCAACGCCGCCGCCGTCCTCGGCGGCCGCCCGGTCGCGGCGCTGCGGGTCAGCGAGGGCGACCTGCGCGAGCGTCACGTCGGGGTCTCCCACCACTCGCTGACCGCCTACGGCCGGGTCGCGCTGGCCCCCGCCGCGGTCGCGGTGCCGGAGCTGACCGGCGACTTCGGCAGGCGGGTGGCCGAGCAGGCACGGCCGCTCGGCGAACGGCACGAACTGGTCCGGGTGCCCGTGGACGGGCTGTACGAGGCGCTGCGGGAGTGCCCGGTACGACTGTCGACGATGGGCCGGGGGCTGGACGAGGACCTGGTCTACTTCCTGGCCTCGGCGGCGGCCGGGCGCCACGCGGCCTCGCTGCTGCCGGGCCCGCCCGCCGCGCCGTAG
- a CDS encoding DEAD/DEAH box helicase, whose amino-acid sequence MTTPAERYAAFRQSQAESGPALTSFRGLYDFALDDFQLDACRALEAGDGVLVAAPTGSGKTVVGEFAVHLALAEGRKCFYTTPIKALSNQKYNDLVRRYGAAKVGLLTGDNSVNGDAPVVVMTTEVLRNMLYAGSGTLAGLGFVVMDEVHYLADRFRGAVWEEVIIHLPESVRLVALSATVSNAEEFGEWLGEVRGDTSVIVDEHRPVPLWQHMLVGNRLYDLFVSDEEGHRPQVNPSLMRIAKDEERQAYGRGRRGYPRPRRNGPPDRAAAIERLDAGGLLPAITFIFSRAGCDAAVMQCLYAGIRLTTDTERQEIRQLVDERTAHLPDEDLAVLGYLEWRDALERGLAAHHAGMLPAFKEVVEELFTRGLVKAVFATETLALGINMPARSVVIEKLDKWNGETHADLTPGEYTQLTGRAGRRGIDVEGHAVVQWQPGTDPLHVAGLASTRTYPLRSSFRPSYNMAVNLVGQVGRERARTLLESSFAQFQADRAVVGIAKQLRRAEEALRGYQEAMTCHLGDFSEYAALRRTLSDRESELSRQRGAARRAQALRSLEALRPGDIIRVPGGRRAGLAVVLDPGLNSRGEGPSPLVLTIGKQVKKLSPADFPVPVEPVDHLRIPKNFNARSPKERANLVSSMHAKIGDRDFGKPVRARDHAAEDEEILRLRREIRQHPCHGCDEREDHARWAERYHKLLRDTDGLRRRVEGRSHVIARTFDKVCGVLDQLGYLDGESVTAEGRRLAQLYTELDLLTSECLRAGLWNDLDPAELAACVSSLVFESRQGDDARQPRIPAGHAQKALADMVRLWGELEAIESDHGLSFIREPDFGFAWAAFRWAKGHSLDAVLGDGINGAELAAGDFVRWTKQLLDLLGQIADAAPAGSKVRQTAGKAMDALRRGVVAYSSLV is encoded by the coding sequence ATGACGACCCCAGCGGAACGATACGCTGCCTTCCGTCAGAGCCAGGCCGAGAGCGGGCCCGCGCTGACCTCGTTCCGCGGTCTGTACGACTTCGCGCTGGACGACTTCCAGCTCGACGCCTGCCGCGCGCTGGAGGCGGGTGACGGCGTCCTGGTGGCGGCGCCCACCGGGTCGGGCAAGACCGTCGTCGGCGAGTTCGCCGTCCACCTGGCCCTCGCGGAGGGCCGCAAGTGCTTCTACACCACCCCGATCAAGGCCCTGTCCAACCAGAAGTACAACGACCTCGTCAGGCGTTACGGCGCGGCCAAGGTCGGCCTGCTCACCGGTGACAACAGCGTCAACGGCGACGCCCCGGTCGTCGTCATGACGACCGAGGTGCTGCGCAACATGCTCTACGCGGGGTCCGGCACCCTGGCGGGGCTCGGCTTCGTCGTCATGGACGAGGTGCACTACCTCGCCGACCGGTTCCGCGGCGCCGTCTGGGAAGAGGTGATCATCCACCTGCCCGAGTCGGTGCGGCTGGTCGCCCTGTCGGCCACCGTCAGCAACGCCGAGGAGTTCGGCGAGTGGCTGGGCGAGGTCCGCGGCGACACGAGCGTCATCGTCGACGAGCACCGGCCGGTCCCGCTCTGGCAGCACATGCTCGTCGGCAACCGCCTGTACGACCTGTTCGTCAGCGACGAGGAGGGCCACCGCCCCCAGGTCAACCCCAGCCTGATGCGCATCGCCAAGGACGAGGAGCGCCAGGCGTACGGCAGGGGCCGCCGGGGCTACCCCCGGCCCCGCCGCAACGGCCCGCCCGACCGGGCCGCGGCCATCGAACGCCTGGACGCGGGCGGCCTGCTGCCCGCGATCACCTTCATCTTCTCCCGCGCCGGGTGCGACGCCGCGGTCATGCAGTGCCTGTACGCGGGCATCCGGCTCACCACCGACACCGAACGCCAGGAGATCCGCCAGCTCGTCGACGAGCGCACCGCGCACCTGCCCGACGAGGACCTGGCTGTGCTCGGCTACCTGGAGTGGCGCGACGCCCTGGAACGCGGTCTGGCCGCCCACCACGCCGGCATGCTCCCGGCCTTCAAGGAGGTCGTCGAGGAGCTGTTCACCCGCGGCCTGGTCAAGGCCGTCTTCGCCACCGAGACCCTGGCGCTGGGCATCAACATGCCCGCCCGCTCCGTGGTGATCGAGAAGCTCGACAAGTGGAACGGCGAGACCCACGCCGACCTCACCCCCGGTGAGTACACCCAGCTCACCGGCCGGGCCGGGCGGCGCGGCATCGACGTGGAGGGCCACGCGGTGGTCCAGTGGCAGCCGGGCACCGACCCGCTGCACGTCGCCGGCCTCGCCAGCACCCGTACCTACCCGCTGCGTTCCAGCTTCCGCCCCTCCTACAACATGGCGGTCAACCTGGTCGGGCAGGTGGGCAGGGAGCGTGCCCGGACGCTCCTGGAGTCCTCCTTCGCGCAGTTCCAGGCCGACCGGGCCGTGGTCGGCATCGCCAAGCAGCTGCGCCGCGCCGAGGAGGCCCTGCGGGGCTACCAGGAGGCGATGACCTGCCACCTGGGTGACTTCTCCGAGTACGCCGCGCTGCGCAGGACGCTGTCGGACCGGGAGTCGGAGCTGTCGCGGCAGCGCGGAGCCGCCCGCCGCGCACAGGCGCTGCGTTCGCTGGAGGCGCTGCGGCCCGGTGACATCATCCGCGTCCCCGGCGGGCGCCGGGCCGGGCTGGCGGTCGTCCTCGACCCGGGCCTCAACTCCCGGGGGGAGGGCCCCTCGCCGCTGGTGCTCACCATCGGCAAGCAGGTCAAGAAGCTCTCGCCGGCCGACTTCCCCGTCCCGGTGGAGCCGGTCGACCACCTGCGCATCCCGAAGAACTTCAACGCCCGGTCCCCGAAGGAGCGGGCCAACCTGGTCTCGTCCATGCACGCCAAGATCGGCGACCGCGACTTCGGCAAGCCGGTCAGGGCACGCGACCACGCGGCCGAGGACGAGGAGATCCTGCGTCTGCGCCGGGAGATCCGCCAGCACCCCTGCCATGGCTGCGACGAGCGCGAAGACCACGCCCGCTGGGCCGAGCGCTACCACAAGCTGCTGCGCGACACCGACGGCCTGCGCCGCCGGGTCGAGGGCCGCTCCCACGTCATCGCCCGCACCTTCGACAAGGTCTGCGGAGTGCTCGACCAGCTCGGTTATCTCGACGGTGAGAGCGTCACCGCCGAGGGCCGCCGTCTGGCCCAGCTCTACACCGAGCTGGACCTATTGACCTCCGAGTGCCTACGCGCCGGCCTCTGGAACGACCTCGACCCGGCGGAACTGGCCGCCTGCGTCTCGTCGCTGGTCTTCGAGTCCCGGCAGGGCGACGACGCCCGCCAGCCCAGGATTCCCGCGGGCCACGCCCAGAAGGCGCTGGCGGACATGGTGCGTCTCTGGGGTGAGCTGGAGGCGATCGAGAGCGATCACGGCCTGTCGTTCATCAGGGAGCCCGACTTCGGCTTCGCCTGGGCGGCCTTCCGCTGGGCCAAGGGCCACAGCCTGGACGCGGTGCTCGGCGACGGGATCAACGGCGCGGAGCTGGCCGCCGGCGACTTCGTGCGCTGGACCAAGCAG
- a CDS encoding FKBP-type peptidyl-prolyl cis-trans isomerase, translating to MRRRSMAVLAAVPLLFAAACGSGSGETTGASNSASGGAAEIKVTGEANAKPTVTFPSKVAETSSMKVLTAGTVGPAATVGTNVVANFTVFTWDGKENKISGSTYDEGGPQVIPVNEQIPEVLRKGFAQTKGGGRFVSVVGKDALPAEQQAQVPAGQSQVFVVDVVGVPDAKAAKGEATDPGVEGVKVENPGGDAAPTLTTKTKVKAPKKLVAKTVIKGAGPEVKSGQSILVQYAGKIWGTDVEFDSSWSRGAQPIIFQIGTGKVIKGWDQGLVGVPVGSRVLLSIPPDLGYGKAGSGDKIKGTDTLVFLVDVLAAY from the coding sequence ATGCGCCGCCGCAGCATGGCCGTACTTGCCGCAGTTCCCCTGTTGTTCGCCGCAGCCTGCGGCTCGGGGAGCGGTGAGACCACCGGTGCCTCCAACTCCGCCTCGGGCGGGGCCGCGGAGATCAAGGTGACGGGGGAGGCGAACGCGAAGCCGACCGTGACCTTCCCGTCCAAGGTCGCGGAGACCTCCTCGATGAAGGTTCTCACCGCCGGCACCGTCGGCCCGGCCGCCACGGTCGGGACCAACGTGGTCGCCAACTTCACCGTCTTCACCTGGGACGGCAAGGAGAACAAGATCAGCGGGTCGACCTACGACGAGGGCGGGCCGCAGGTCATCCCGGTCAACGAGCAGATCCCGGAGGTCCTGCGCAAGGGCTTCGCCCAGACCAAGGGCGGCGGGCGCTTCGTCTCCGTCGTCGGCAAGGACGCGCTGCCGGCCGAGCAGCAGGCGCAGGTCCCCGCGGGCCAGTCGCAGGTCTTCGTGGTCGACGTGGTCGGTGTTCCCGACGCCAAGGCGGCGAAGGGCGAGGCCACCGACCCCGGCGTCGAGGGGGTCAAGGTCGAGAACCCCGGCGGCGACGCCGCGCCTACGCTGACCACCAAGACCAAGGTCAAGGCACCCAAGAAGCTGGTCGCCAAGACCGTGATCAAGGGTGCGGGCCCCGAGGTCAAGTCCGGCCAGTCGATCCTGGTCCAGTACGCCGGCAAGATCTGGGGCACCGACGTCGAGTTCGACAGCAGCTGGTCCCGGGGCGCCCAGCCGATCATCTTCCAGATCGGCACCGGCAAGGTCATCAAGGGCTGGGACCAGGGTCTGGTCGGCGTCCCGGTGGGCAGCCGGGTGCTGCTGAGCATTCCGCCGGACCTCGGCTACGGCAAGGCGGGCTCCGGCGACAAGATCAAGGGCACCGACACCCTGGTCTTCCTGGTGGACGTCCTGGCCGCCTACTGA
- a CDS encoding helix-turn-helix transcriptional regulator has product MSRRKTERLLNLVICLLATRRPLSAEHIRQAVPGYDADNDEAFQRMFERDKNELREIGIPIEVHKDPWEEDPGYRIVRQAYELPEITLEPDEAAVVGLAAQVWQRASLAEAAGGALLKLRAGGVETDEAHGVLGGALELRVDTRDPSFPSLWEAVRDRRVVRFDYRGAASQNVLTRTVEPWGVVSRRGRWYMVGHDRDRDAPRVFRLSRIGGPVTTIGRPGAVVVPEGVDLKSMVGYSDDAVAERTALIRVREGTCQGLRQVARSVRPAGDGWDELEVDFTDPGRLAGWVVGFAADAEVLGPPDARDAVICRLKGVLT; this is encoded by the coding sequence ATGTCGCGCCGGAAGACCGAGCGGTTGCTCAATCTCGTGATCTGCCTGCTGGCCACGCGGCGTCCGCTCAGCGCCGAGCACATCCGCCAGGCGGTGCCGGGCTACGACGCGGACAACGACGAGGCCTTCCAGCGGATGTTCGAGCGGGACAAGAACGAGCTGCGGGAGATCGGCATCCCGATCGAGGTCCACAAGGACCCGTGGGAGGAGGACCCCGGATACCGGATCGTCCGTCAGGCGTACGAGCTGCCGGAGATCACCCTGGAGCCGGACGAGGCGGCGGTGGTGGGCCTGGCCGCCCAGGTGTGGCAGCGAGCCAGCCTCGCCGAGGCGGCCGGCGGCGCGCTGCTGAAGCTGCGCGCGGGCGGCGTGGAGACCGACGAGGCCCACGGGGTGCTCGGCGGGGCGCTGGAGTTGCGGGTCGACACCCGCGACCCGTCCTTCCCCTCGCTATGGGAGGCCGTCCGCGACCGCCGGGTGGTCCGCTTCGACTACCGGGGTGCGGCCAGCCAGAACGTGCTGACCCGCACGGTGGAGCCGTGGGGCGTGGTCAGCCGCCGCGGCCGGTGGTACATGGTGGGCCACGACCGCGACCGCGACGCTCCCCGGGTGTTCCGGCTCAGCCGGATCGGCGGCCCGGTGACCACGATCGGCCGTCCCGGCGCCGTGGTGGTGCCCGAGGGCGTCGACCTGAAGTCCATGGTCGGCTACAGCGACGACGCGGTCGCCGAGCGCACCGCCCTCATCCGGGTCAGGGAGGGCACCTGCCAGGGGCTGCGCCAGGTGGCCAGGAGCGTGCGGCCCGCCGGAGACGGCTGGGACGAGCTGGAGGTCGACTTCACCGACCCCGGGCGGCTGGCCGGGTGGGTCGTCGGGTTCGCCGCCGACGCCGAGGTCCTCGGACCGCCCGACGCCCGCGACGCGGTGATCTGCCGCCTGAAGGGAGTACTCACATGA
- a CDS encoding helix-turn-helix transcriptional regulator has protein sequence MNSDDLDTVAILHDPVRRAVYEYVVSQGRDVGRNEAAEAVGVQRTLAAFHLDKLVEAGLLEAGFRRLTDRRGPGSGRPAKVYHRARGEWQVSVPARDYRTLARVLAEAVDLLGGDEQAEQAARRAGRALAGVGEDLGGVLRRRGYEPYEEDGPDGHGLVRLRNCPFHVLAEEHPLLVCSMNLELCRGMLEGLGADAEAARLDPRRGECCVVFSKDNVD, from the coding sequence GTGAACAGCGACGACCTTGACACGGTGGCGATCCTCCATGATCCGGTGCGCCGGGCGGTCTACGAGTACGTGGTCTCACAGGGGCGTGACGTGGGACGCAACGAGGCCGCCGAGGCGGTGGGGGTCCAGCGGACCCTGGCGGCCTTCCACCTCGACAAGCTCGTTGAGGCCGGGCTGCTGGAGGCGGGTTTCCGGCGGCTGACGGACCGGAGGGGGCCGGGCAGCGGGCGGCCGGCGAAGGTCTATCACCGGGCGCGGGGCGAGTGGCAGGTCAGCGTGCCCGCAAGGGACTACCGCACCCTCGCCCGGGTGCTCGCCGAGGCGGTGGACCTGCTCGGCGGGGATGAGCAGGCCGAGCAGGCCGCGCGGCGGGCCGGGCGCGCTCTCGCCGGGGTGGGCGAGGACCTGGGCGGGGTGCTACGGCGACGCGGCTACGAGCCGTACGAGGAGGACGGTCCGGACGGGCACGGCCTGGTGCGGCTGCGCAACTGCCCGTTCCATGTACTGGCCGAGGAGCATCCGCTGCTGGTCTGCTCGATGAACCTCGAGCTCTGCCGCGGCATGCTCGAAGGGCTCGGCGCGGACGCCGAGGCGGCCCGCCTCGATCCACGGCGGGGGGAGTGCTGCGTCGTCTTTTCTAAAGATAACGTAGATTGA
- a CDS encoding DUF3291 domain-containing protein: MRAPKHSPELAGFVAALDPINRLAEAAPGFVWRLKGGDGPQGTVEHGYGDHLLINFSVWESRDTLWDFIYRSGHLAVLQRRREWFLRMAEPYTVMWWIPEGHVPTLAEGMERLGRLRTQGPTPEAFTFKDFHGAPGAPGTGDAEETEGVRGAGAPSM; the protein is encoded by the coding sequence ATGCGAGCCCCCAAGCACTCTCCCGAACTGGCCGGCTTCGTGGCCGCCCTGGACCCGATCAACCGGTTGGCCGAGGCGGCTCCCGGCTTCGTGTGGCGGCTCAAGGGCGGCGACGGCCCCCAGGGCACCGTCGAGCACGGCTACGGCGACCACCTGCTGATCAACTTCTCGGTCTGGGAGTCGCGTGACACGCTGTGGGACTTCATCTACCGCAGCGGCCATCTGGCGGTGTTGCAGCGGCGCAGGGAGTGGTTCCTGCGCATGGCGGAGCCGTACACCGTGATGTGGTGGATCCCCGAGGGCCACGTGCCGACGCTGGCCGAGGGGATGGAACGGCTGGGACGGCTCAGGACGCAGGGTCCCACGCCGGAGGCGTTCACCTTCAAGGACTTCCACGGTGCGCCGGGCGCCCCCGGAACCGGCGACGCCGAGGAGACGGAGGGCGTTCGCGGAGCCGGAGCGCCTTCGATGTAG
- a CDS encoding helix-turn-helix transcriptional regulator: protein MSTADRLPRLLALVPYLMSHPGAQVPEVAKIFGLSEKQLIDDLQLVWMCGLPGHTPGDLIDVSWDGGEIVIDNADTIARPLRLGVDEASALLVALRLLAEMPEFGERDALARVIAKLEQAAGEGAAAVSSQVAVEVDAAPDALPSVNEALRRHRRLSLRYYVPGRDEVTPREVDPMRLVVVDGRPYLSGWCYRAEAVRLFRLDRMLSVDVLDVPADPPAEAVPDEVTPGVFRPSPDDELVELELTAAGRWVSEYYPCERVEELGEGRVRVALRARERGWVVRLALRLGDTGRVVSPESLAESVRAAATAALNRYESVS from the coding sequence ATGAGCACGGCGGACCGCCTGCCCAGGCTGCTGGCGCTGGTGCCCTATCTGATGTCGCATCCCGGAGCGCAGGTCCCCGAGGTGGCGAAGATCTTCGGGCTGAGTGAGAAGCAGCTCATCGACGACCTGCAGCTGGTGTGGATGTGCGGGCTGCCCGGCCACACCCCCGGCGACCTGATCGACGTCTCATGGGACGGCGGTGAGATCGTCATCGACAACGCCGACACCATCGCCCGCCCGCTGAGGCTGGGCGTGGACGAGGCCAGTGCCCTGCTGGTGGCGCTGCGGCTGCTCGCCGAGATGCCGGAGTTCGGGGAGCGCGACGCGCTGGCCCGGGTCATCGCCAAGCTGGAGCAGGCGGCGGGCGAGGGGGCGGCGGCAGTCAGCAGCCAGGTCGCGGTGGAGGTCGACGCCGCCCCCGACGCGCTGCCCAGCGTCAACGAGGCGCTGCGCCGCCACCGGCGGCTGTCGCTGCGCTACTACGTGCCGGGACGCGACGAGGTCACCCCGCGTGAGGTGGACCCGATGCGCCTGGTCGTCGTGGACGGGCGTCCCTACCTGTCCGGCTGGTGCTACCGGGCCGAGGCGGTGCGGCTGTTCAGGCTCGACCGGATGCTCTCCGTCGACGTGCTCGACGTGCCCGCCGACCCGCCCGCCGAAGCGGTGCCCGACGAGGTGACGCCGGGAGTGTTCCGGCCCTCGCCCGACGACGAACTGGTGGAGCTGGAGCTGACCGCCGCGGGGCGCTGGGTGTCGGAGTACTACCCGTGCGAGCGCGTCGAGGAGCTCGGCGAGGGCCGCGTCCGGGTGGCGCTGCGCGCCAGGGAACGGGGCTGGGTGGTCCGCCTGGCGCTGCGCCTGGGCGACACCGGGCGAGTCGTCTCCCCGGAGTCGCTCGCCGAGAGCGTGCGCGCCGCGGCGACCGCGGCGCTGAATCGTTACGAGTCGGTTTCCTGA
- the tatA gene encoding Sec-independent protein translocase subunit TatA codes for MPNLGPTELIIIGLILVLLFGAKKLPEAARGLGRSLRIFKAETSKLRDEDDAESTTATVVQAQPQPAAPAPQPLASASTPAPAAAPAPSAEEQARVLEEQAARLRAQAGAAKQQ; via the coding sequence ATGCCCAACCTCGGACCCACTGAGCTGATCATCATCGGCCTGATTCTGGTGCTGCTGTTCGGTGCCAAGAAGCTTCCGGAAGCCGCCCGCGGTCTCGGGCGTTCGCTGCGCATCTTCAAGGCGGAGACCTCCAAGCTCCGTGACGAGGACGACGCGGAGAGCACGACCGCCACGGTCGTCCAGGCGCAGCCCCAGCCCGCGGCTCCGGCCCCGCAGCCGCTCGCCTCCGCCTCCACCCCGGCGCCCGCCGCGGCCCCGGCACCCTCCGCAGAGGAGCAGGCCCGCGTCCTGGAGGAGCAGGCCGCCAGGCTGCGTGCCCAGGCGGGGGCGGCCAAGCAGCAGTGA